One genomic window of Vibrio natriegens NBRC 15636 = ATCC 14048 = DSM 759 includes the following:
- a CDS encoding DUF2913 family protein, translating into MQSSKQARPSTDANQLLSELAVHALLHLHFKIHASSRPIALKERNDLLQKWLKPKLKSNRYKLIKKPLKSLTQQAKGESGNLEVLLERCVGADKPSNPQPHLDSYLLLINEIEKKLGTTVLLSRPEDVDLSHDQHGCLLCVLSENLNQHFDDNNALIAPISMLFRGPMSQRSLFLGSIYANNTFNYAVQYQDEQFVRIALELA; encoded by the coding sequence ATGCAAAGTTCTAAGCAGGCAAGACCATCCACAGATGCAAACCAACTTCTGAGCGAACTTGCTGTGCATGCTTTACTGCATCTACACTTTAAAATTCATGCTTCTTCTCGCCCTATCGCTTTAAAAGAACGTAATGATCTGCTGCAAAAATGGCTTAAACCAAAGCTGAAAAGCAATCGCTACAAGCTGATTAAAAAGCCATTAAAATCGCTGACTCAGCAAGCTAAAGGGGAAAGCGGTAATCTAGAAGTATTGCTGGAACGCTGTGTGGGAGCAGACAAGCCAAGTAACCCTCAGCCACATTTAGATAGCTACCTGCTACTTATTAACGAAATCGAAAAGAAATTAGGCACTACCGTATTGCTCTCTCGTCCGGAGGATGTCGATCTGTCGCATGATCAACATGGCTGTCTGCTATGCGTCCTCTCTGAGAACTTAAATCAGCATTTCGACGACAATAACGCCCTGATCGCACCTATTTCGATGCTTTTCCGTGGCCCTATGAGTCAGCGTTCACTATTCCTTGGTAGTATTTACGCCAACAACACGTTTAATTACGCTGTTCAATATCAAGATGAGCAGTTCGTACGTATTGCTCTCGAGCTTGCGTAA
- a CDS encoding GGDEF domain-containing protein: protein MDNHYLDVRTLNFIVILFSCICSISLLCYQYTQNKIKGLSTFSVSLLFIGLGPFLLGLRDSAPDWVTIIVANTLILIGFLLTLYSVSIFRSFPLKLAHTMACFIPLISASFYYFTFYEPSVKSRVIYLSVYLCLVTLCSGIAMLKGKENDLNLPVKTMAYSFFCYSAFMGARALWSIFAPEMASFMNAGVIHQLTFLFSICLIVALSFNILWLINARLVASINDLSLRDALTGLYNRRALEDIVPCLLKDASKHNLPVSVVMADIDRFKAINDQFGHNAGDQVMEKIANILKKQLPESACVVRVGGDEFLMIILDKLDQAKNFSEQIRTAIENEASLQSFEFKITMSFGVSELVQSSTMDRALTQADVALYHSKHSGRNQVTLFGQYHDLPEAPMHTITSTLSLSK, encoded by the coding sequence ATGGACAATCACTATTTAGATGTAAGAACACTTAACTTTATTGTTATTTTGTTTTCTTGCATCTGTTCTATTAGCCTCCTATGTTACCAATACACACAGAATAAAATAAAAGGATTGAGCACTTTTTCTGTCTCTTTGTTGTTTATTGGTCTCGGACCATTTTTGCTTGGACTCAGAGATTCCGCTCCCGACTGGGTCACCATTATCGTGGCCAATACGCTTATTTTAATAGGCTTCTTACTCACGCTTTATAGTGTGAGCATTTTCCGTTCTTTTCCACTTAAACTCGCCCACACTATGGCGTGTTTTATCCCCTTGATTAGCGCCTCATTTTATTACTTCACTTTTTACGAACCTTCGGTCAAAAGTCGCGTTATCTACCTGAGTGTTTATCTGTGTTTGGTGACATTATGCAGTGGCATTGCGATGCTCAAAGGTAAAGAAAATGATCTAAACCTTCCTGTAAAAACCATGGCCTATTCTTTCTTTTGTTATAGCGCTTTTATGGGAGCAAGAGCCCTTTGGAGTATATTCGCACCAGAGATGGCTAGCTTTATGAATGCAGGCGTTATCCATCAACTTACTTTCTTATTTAGTATCTGTCTGATCGTTGCTTTAAGTTTTAACATTTTGTGGTTAATTAATGCCCGCCTTGTTGCATCGATTAATGACTTATCTCTACGCGATGCGTTAACCGGTCTTTATAATCGTAGAGCATTGGAAGATATCGTTCCGTGCCTGCTCAAAGACGCGAGTAAACATAACCTTCCTGTTAGTGTCGTGATGGCCGATATTGATCGATTTAAAGCAATTAACGACCAATTTGGCCATAATGCCGGCGATCAGGTGATGGAAAAGATAGCCAACATACTTAAAAAACAGTTGCCTGAATCCGCATGTGTCGTTCGTGTGGGCGGTGATGAGTTCTTGATGATTATTTTAGACAAATTGGATCAAGCAAAAAATTTTTCAGAGCAGATTAGAACGGCGATAGAAAATGAAGCATCCCTTCAGTCATTTGAGTTCAAAATTACGATGAGTTTTGGGGTCAGTGAACTCGTACAAAGCAGTACGATGGACAGGGCACTGACTCAAGCCGATGTCGCGCTATACCACTCTAAGCATTCTGGCCGTAATCAAGTTACGCTTTTTGGTCAATATCATGACCTCCCAGAGGCTCCTATGCACACGATCACCAGCACACTTTCTCTTTCTAAGTAG
- a CDS encoding YggL family protein has product MKLEKIDNKSRRIRKKLFLGEFAILGFEISCETDINDFDRYDVFVDDFVDYIDSLGLCFGGGGLELFEGFLCSTERYGNATEEQKAQVLAWLEARPEVKTAKAGELVDANYL; this is encoded by the coding sequence ATGAAATTAGAAAAAATCGATAACAAAAGCCGTCGTATCCGTAAAAAACTGTTCTTAGGCGAATTCGCAATCCTAGGGTTCGAAATCAGCTGTGAAACAGACATCAATGACTTCGACCGCTACGATGTATTCGTTGATGACTTTGTTGACTACATTGACAGTTTGGGTCTGTGCTTTGGCGGTGGTGGTCTGGAACTGTTTGAAGGCTTCCTGTGCTCAACTGAGCGCTACGGCAATGCAACTGAAGAGCAAAAAGCACAAGTTCTGGCTTGGCTGGAAGCACGCCCTGAAGTAAAAACTGCAAAAGCTGGCGAATTGGTAGATGCCAACTACTTGTAA
- a CDS encoding PhoX family protein yields the protein MSKETFNATRFNHSNNKPFEEVLEASLSRRSILKGGLGISAMTAFGAFGLAGCNSSSSGTSTSAASGVSKAVLNFESIPGSLTDAVSIPSGYTAQVLVPWGTPLNAQGNAWKNDGSNTSSDQLNALGMHHDGMHFFPLNDSTTDGLLCINHEYIDTTALHPNGPTVENNVRTIVDEVRKEINAHGVSVVRIQLEDNMWKLVDADPLNRRYTGATVMDLSGPVAHTELTVTRFSPDGSQARGTLNNCGNGYTPWGTYLTCEENWPGYFVNAGTRTEEQDRIGIESGSTRYLWETLAGNAEERLDEFTRFNLAPTGASSSDDYRNEANGHGYIVEIDPYTQNSRAKKRTALGRFRHEGCAFGKLEEGKPVVFYSGHDSRFEYLYKFESAAAWDPADANPANRLATGDKYMDEGTLYVARFNEDSTGTWLPLTLDSVTTDGGTLADEFDSLAEIILNTAGAADSVGATPMDRPEWCTVDPFTGTVYLTLTNNTRRTEDTNAANPRLNNKFGHVIRWDEGDSATEFSWDIFVFGSPANGDADTNRSSLTELNQFASPDGLSFDGRGILWIQTDNGADEVTSYTNDQMLAVVPSKLTDENGDQATIGADNQAELKRFFVGPNGCEVTGFTISPDYKSLFVNIQHPGNWPYSDDAAEETPDGTTVRPRASTVVIRREDGGEIAV from the coding sequence ATGAGTAAGGAAACGTTCAACGCAACGCGCTTTAACCACAGCAATAACAAACCTTTTGAAGAAGTATTAGAAGCGAGTCTATCTCGTCGTAGCATTTTGAAAGGCGGCTTGGGCATCAGTGCGATGACTGCGTTTGGTGCTTTTGGCTTGGCTGGGTGTAATTCATCTAGCTCAGGTACTTCGACAAGTGCTGCGTCTGGAGTATCAAAAGCAGTACTCAACTTTGAATCGATTCCTGGTTCGTTAACGGACGCAGTTTCTATTCCATCAGGTTACACCGCGCAGGTATTGGTTCCGTGGGGGACACCTCTAAATGCTCAGGGTAACGCATGGAAAAATGACGGTTCAAACACCAGTTCTGACCAGCTTAACGCATTAGGCATGCATCACGACGGTATGCATTTCTTCCCATTGAATGACAGCACGACAGATGGCTTGCTATGTATCAACCATGAATACATCGATACAACAGCGCTGCATCCGAATGGCCCAACGGTTGAGAACAATGTTCGCACCATCGTTGACGAAGTTCGTAAAGAAATCAATGCTCACGGCGTATCTGTGGTTCGTATCCAACTTGAAGACAACATGTGGAAGCTGGTTGATGCTGATCCACTTAACCGCCGCTACACGGGTGCGACAGTGATGGATCTATCTGGTCCAGTTGCGCACACTGAATTGACAGTAACACGCTTTTCTCCTGACGGTAGCCAAGCTCGCGGTACGCTGAATAACTGTGGTAACGGCTACACACCTTGGGGAACTTACCTAACTTGTGAAGAGAACTGGCCAGGCTATTTCGTTAACGCGGGTACTCGTACAGAAGAGCAAGATCGTATTGGCATCGAGTCAGGAAGCACTCGCTACTTATGGGAAACTCTAGCTGGTAACGCTGAAGAGCGATTGGATGAGTTCACTCGTTTTAACTTAGCACCGACAGGCGCAAGCTCAAGTGACGATTACCGCAACGAAGCTAATGGCCATGGCTATATTGTTGAAATTGACCCATACACGCAAAACTCTCGTGCGAAAAAACGTACTGCGCTAGGTCGTTTCCGTCACGAAGGCTGTGCATTCGGTAAGCTGGAAGAAGGTAAGCCGGTTGTATTCTACTCTGGTCACGACTCTCGCTTTGAATATCTTTACAAATTTGAATCAGCTGCTGCCTGGGACCCTGCTGATGCAAACCCAGCGAATCGCCTGGCAACAGGTGATAAGTACATGGATGAAGGCACGCTTTATGTTGCGCGCTTCAATGAAGACAGTACAGGTACATGGCTGCCACTAACGCTAGATAGCGTCACCACTGATGGCGGTACGCTGGCTGACGAGTTCGACTCATTAGCAGAAATCATTCTCAACACAGCGGGTGCGGCTGACAGTGTTGGTGCAACGCCGATGGACCGTCCTGAGTGGTGTACAGTTGACCCATTCACTGGCACGGTTTATCTGACACTGACTAACAATACTCGTCGTACAGAAGATACCAATGCGGCAAACCCACGCTTAAACAATAAATTTGGTCACGTGATTCGCTGGGATGAAGGCGATTCTGCTACCGAGTTTAGCTGGGATATCTTTGTGTTTGGTTCACCAGCAAATGGTGATGCTGACACTAACCGCTCAAGCCTAACGGAGTTAAACCAGTTCGCAAGCCCGGATGGTTTGTCTTTCGATGGCCGTGGCATCCTTTGGATTCAAACGGATAACGGTGCAGACGAAGTGACCTCTTACACCAACGACCAAATGTTGGCAGTCGTACCATCGAAACTGACTGATGAAAATGGCGACCAAGCGACGATTGGTGCGGATAACCAAGCCGAACTGAAACGCTTCTTTGTTGGTCCAAACGGTTGTGAAGTGACTGGCTTTACCATTAGCCCAGATTACAAATCATTGTTTGTAAATATCCAGCACCCGGGTAACTGGCCATACAGCGATGATGCAGCAGAAGAAACACCTGATGGTACAACGGTTCGTCCTCGTGCATCGACAGTTGTGATTCGCCGTGAAGACGGTGGTGAAATCGCAGTATAA
- the lhgO gene encoding L-2-hydroxyglutarate oxidase produces MKSVYDYIVVGGGIVGVSTAWQLQQRHPDRSILLVEKESGFAMHQTGHNSGVIHAGVYYAPGSLKAEFCKRGVEATIAFCTEHGIPVENCGKLLVATSEQEVERMNALYERCHINGIEVELLDQAQLKLAEPNITGLGAIYVKDTSIVDYRLVTKHMAKAFQKLGGQVSLRTQVVAIEEKDQEVQLTCVSDGQSMQLNCKMLMTCSGLMADRMTKMMKIKTDFQIIPYRGEYYRLDSKHNHVVNHLIYPIPNPDLPFLGVHLTRMIDGSVTVGPNAVQGWKREGYAKLNFSFRDTWRMLRFSGFWKVTRKHLKTGLEELKNSWWKSGYLQLVNKYCPIIQVEDLKPHPAGIRAQAVLSDGTLVHDFLFAETARSLHVCNAPSPAATSAIPIGEYICDKIDAKIKAKVDIGEERY; encoded by the coding sequence ATGAAATCAGTTTATGACTACATTGTCGTCGGCGGTGGTATCGTTGGCGTGTCTACCGCTTGGCAATTACAACAGCGTCATCCTGATCGTTCCATTTTGCTGGTGGAGAAAGAGTCTGGTTTCGCAATGCATCAGACCGGACATAATAGTGGCGTGATTCACGCTGGTGTTTACTATGCTCCGGGCAGCCTGAAAGCCGAATTTTGTAAACGAGGCGTTGAGGCTACCATCGCATTCTGCACCGAGCACGGCATTCCGGTTGAGAACTGTGGCAAACTTTTAGTGGCGACCAGTGAGCAGGAAGTCGAGCGAATGAATGCGCTCTATGAACGTTGCCACATCAATGGCATCGAAGTTGAGCTACTTGATCAAGCGCAGTTAAAGCTGGCGGAGCCAAACATCACGGGGTTAGGCGCGATTTATGTCAAAGACACAAGTATTGTTGACTATCGATTAGTGACGAAACACATGGCGAAAGCGTTCCAAAAGCTCGGTGGGCAAGTTAGCTTGCGTACTCAAGTGGTTGCGATTGAAGAAAAAGATCAAGAGGTGCAGCTTACTTGTGTTTCTGACGGCCAGTCGATGCAACTGAACTGCAAGATGTTGATGACTTGCAGCGGGCTGATGGCTGATCGCATGACTAAAATGATGAAGATTAAGACCGATTTTCAAATCATCCCGTATCGTGGTGAATATTATCGTCTGGACAGCAAACACAATCATGTTGTGAATCATCTTATTTACCCCATTCCCAATCCTGACTTACCGTTCTTAGGCGTTCATCTGACTCGCATGATAGATGGCTCTGTTACTGTGGGGCCGAATGCGGTTCAAGGCTGGAAGCGGGAAGGATACGCTAAATTGAACTTCAGTTTTCGAGATACATGGAGAATGCTGCGCTTTTCCGGCTTTTGGAAAGTTACGCGAAAACATCTGAAAACGGGTTTAGAAGAGTTGAAAAACTCTTGGTGGAAGTCTGGCTACTTACAGCTGGTCAACAAATACTGCCCCATTATCCAAGTTGAAGATCTTAAACCTCACCCAGCAGGTATTCGGGCTCAGGCTGTGTTATCCGATGGCACATTAGTGCATGACTTCCTGTTTGCAGAGACTGCTCGTAGCCTGCATGTGTGTAATGCGCCGTCACCAGCCGCAACGTCAGCAATACCTATCGGAGAATACATTTGCGATAAAATCGATGCGAAGATAAAAGCGAAAGTCGATATAGGCGAAGAGCGCTATTGA
- the brnQ gene encoding branched-chain amino acid transport system II carrier protein translates to MLSARNIAALGFMTFAMYLGAGNLIFPPFLGYQAGENFLSGMAGFLLTGVGLPAMALVIVAIVNGSDKLTAALPKPLATSFWVMVFIVIGPAFVIPRAITVAYQFSFAPMLGDAALIPFTAVFCVVTILFALYPGKLIDNLGKVLTPALMAILIVLSVTALVYPAGDSTHATGPYLGGAFAEGLTQGYMTMDALGSIGFGWIIFRAIRSMGINCRKATAKYTLIAALMYAVAMAFVYISLAYIGSTSTYLGNEFSNGGEILTAFTFSHFGAFGSLLLGAVMVLACLTTAIGVTTAGSEFYDKTFNKVSYKGSVITTMVLAGLIANVGLEQLLAITLPVVVALHPVAIALMMMAPLRNKMSQLMVVFTAFTALLFGCVDAMHILGNMPESIDQWMSAHLPLYNEFASWIVPSVVIAGLGLLFKPNENKGETLALVKE, encoded by the coding sequence ATGTTAAGCGCACGCAATATCGCTGCTTTAGGCTTTATGACTTTCGCCATGTATTTAGGCGCGGGTAATCTTATCTTCCCTCCATTCTTGGGGTATCAGGCTGGCGAAAACTTTCTCAGCGGTATGGCAGGCTTTCTTTTGACCGGAGTGGGATTACCTGCAATGGCATTGGTGATCGTCGCGATTGTTAATGGCTCAGATAAATTAACCGCTGCTTTACCCAAACCATTAGCCACCAGCTTTTGGGTAATGGTTTTCATCGTCATTGGTCCGGCATTCGTAATTCCACGCGCTATTACCGTGGCTTATCAATTTAGCTTTGCGCCGATGCTTGGTGATGCAGCATTAATCCCCTTCACCGCCGTGTTCTGCGTAGTTACCATTTTGTTTGCTCTATATCCCGGTAAGTTGATAGACAATCTCGGAAAAGTTCTGACACCCGCTTTAATGGCAATCTTAATTGTCTTGTCAGTGACGGCACTGGTCTACCCTGCCGGTGATTCCACTCACGCAACGGGACCATACCTAGGAGGTGCTTTTGCAGAAGGCCTGACTCAGGGATACATGACGATGGATGCACTGGGATCAATTGGCTTTGGTTGGATCATCTTCCGCGCAATTAGAAGCATGGGAATAAACTGCCGAAAAGCAACGGCAAAATACACTTTAATCGCCGCTCTTATGTATGCCGTTGCCATGGCGTTTGTGTATATTTCTTTGGCTTACATTGGCTCGACGAGTACTTACCTGGGCAATGAATTCAGTAACGGTGGTGAGATTCTAACAGCGTTTACTTTCAGTCATTTTGGCGCTTTTGGCTCGCTTTTATTAGGCGCAGTCATGGTCTTAGCCTGTTTGACAACGGCTATTGGTGTCACCACGGCAGGAAGCGAGTTCTATGACAAGACCTTTAATAAAGTAAGCTACAAAGGCAGTGTCATCACAACAATGGTATTGGCAGGATTGATTGCCAATGTTGGACTAGAACAACTTCTGGCAATTACCTTACCGGTAGTGGTTGCCCTGCATCCAGTCGCGATTGCCTTAATGATGATGGCTCCACTGCGTAATAAAATGTCCCAACTAATGGTGGTATTCACAGCGTTCACCGCACTACTATTTGGTTGTGTCGATGCAATGCATATTCTGGGTAATATGCCTGAATCCATTGATCAATGGATGAGCGCTCACCTGCCTCTCTACAATGAATTTGCCAGTTGGATTGTACCGAGCGTCGTCATTGCTGGGCTCGGCCTGTTGTTTAAACCAAACGAAAACAAAGGGGAGACTCTGGCGTTGGTCAAAGAATAG
- a CDS encoding NupC/NupG family nucleoside CNT transporter, which produces MSILFSLFGIAALIGCAVLLSESRSSINWKTVRRALLLQMAFAALVLYFPMGQAALASLSSGVAGLLSFADEGIKFLFGDLASTGFIFAIRVLPIIIFFSALISALYYLGIMQKVIQFIGGAIQKFLGTSKAESLVATGNIFLSQGESPLLIRPFLSRMTRSELFAVMAGGMASVAGSVLGGYAGLGVELKYLIAASFMAAPGSLMMAKIIVPEREQPSDYSNIELDKADESNVIDALASGAMGGMKVAVAVGTMLIAFVSVIAMVNTGLENLGSAFGFSGVTLQAIFGYMFSPLAWLIGVPTHEILAAGSYIGQKVVMNEFVAFIDFVQHKAALSEHTQVIITFALCGFANIGSIAIQLGSIGVMAPERRKDVANMGLRAVAAGTLANLMSACLAGIFISL; this is translated from the coding sequence ATGAGTATCCTATTTAGTTTATTTGGTATCGCTGCACTCATTGGTTGTGCTGTTCTTCTTTCCGAGAGTCGTTCATCTATTAACTGGAAAACGGTACGCCGTGCATTACTGTTACAAATGGCTTTTGCGGCGTTAGTGCTTTACTTCCCGATGGGGCAGGCGGCACTTGCGAGTTTGAGTAGCGGTGTTGCCGGTCTGTTGAGCTTTGCAGACGAGGGCATTAAGTTCCTGTTTGGTGACTTAGCTTCTACTGGCTTTATCTTCGCTATCCGTGTCCTGCCTATCATCATCTTCTTCAGTGCGCTTATCTCCGCCCTTTACTATTTGGGCATTATGCAAAAAGTTATTCAGTTTATTGGCGGTGCTATCCAAAAGTTTCTTGGTACTAGCAAAGCTGAGTCTTTGGTTGCAACGGGTAATATCTTTTTGTCTCAAGGTGAATCACCGCTTTTGATTCGTCCATTCTTATCCAGAATGACACGATCTGAGCTGTTTGCGGTTATGGCCGGCGGCATGGCATCTGTCGCGGGCAGCGTCTTAGGTGGTTACGCAGGATTAGGGGTCGAGCTGAAGTATCTGATCGCAGCGAGCTTCATGGCTGCACCAGGCAGCTTGATGATGGCTAAAATCATCGTACCTGAGCGCGAACAGCCGAGCGATTACAGCAATATCGAATTGGATAAAGCGGACGAAAGCAATGTCATTGATGCGCTAGCAAGTGGCGCAATGGGCGGTATGAAAGTTGCGGTTGCAGTAGGCACCATGCTGATTGCATTCGTCAGTGTCATTGCTATGGTGAATACCGGCCTTGAAAACTTAGGTAGCGCGTTTGGCTTCTCGGGCGTGACGTTGCAAGCTATTTTTGGCTATATGTTCTCGCCTTTGGCTTGGTTAATTGGCGTCCCAACTCATGAAATTCTTGCGGCTGGTTCGTATATTGGCCAAAAAGTTGTGATGAACGAGTTCGTTGCATTTATTGATTTTGTACAGCACAAAGCGGCGTTGTCTGAGCATACTCAAGTTATCATTACCTTCGCTTTGTGTGGCTTTGCAAATATTGGCTCGATAGCGATTCAGCTGGGTTCCATCGGAGTTATGGCTCCTGAACGTCGTAAAGATGTTGCGAATATGGGACTCAGAGCGGTTGCGGCGGGTACGTTAGCTAACCTGATGAGCGCGTGCTTAGCGGGTATCTTTATCTCTCTGTAA